Proteins from a single region of Fodinibius sp. Rm-B-1B1-1:
- the murB gene encoding UDP-N-acetylmuramate dehydrogenase — protein sequence MSVPFESLVRNDVDLAPYNTLGISARARYFASVGTEKQLKEILRHPKTDGLKIMVLGGGSNVLFADDFDGLVLHVEIEGREVIEETDEHIWLKVGAGENWHETVRYCVEKGWGGIENLSLIPGTVGAAPIQNIGAYGVELQDVFEWLEAVDIEGREVRRYEKEHCEFGYRDSIFKGELKGIVIVTTVVLKLSKKPELNTSYGAIQSEIERRKISNPTIRDISDIVIDIRNSKLPNPEILGNAGSFFKNPVVSDEVYQQIKEEYSQAPGYDMGNQKMKVPAGWLIEEAGWKGEVVGNAGTYKQQALVIVNHGGATGREILELADRIKKAVEEKFGILLIPEVNIIGNDGQL from the coding sequence ATGTCTGTACCATTTGAATCACTCGTTCGTAATGATGTTGATTTAGCTCCGTATAATACGCTCGGTATTTCTGCTCGAGCCCGATATTTTGCTTCTGTTGGTACGGAAAAGCAGTTGAAGGAAATTTTGAGGCATCCCAAAACCGATGGACTTAAAATAATGGTGTTGGGCGGGGGCAGTAATGTACTTTTTGCGGATGATTTTGACGGACTGGTACTACATGTTGAGATTGAAGGAAGGGAAGTTATTGAGGAGACGGATGAGCATATTTGGTTGAAAGTGGGGGCCGGAGAAAACTGGCACGAGACGGTCCGCTATTGTGTGGAAAAGGGATGGGGCGGAATCGAAAACCTCTCCCTTATTCCTGGTACGGTGGGGGCGGCTCCCATTCAAAATATTGGTGCCTATGGCGTTGAGCTTCAGGATGTTTTTGAGTGGTTAGAAGCAGTTGATATTGAAGGACGGGAAGTCCGCCGGTATGAAAAGGAGCACTGTGAGTTCGGTTACCGAGACAGTATTTTTAAAGGAGAGTTAAAAGGGATTGTTATTGTGACGACTGTGGTACTGAAGTTGTCTAAAAAGCCCGAGCTAAATACGTCGTATGGGGCTATACAATCAGAAATTGAACGCCGGAAAATTTCTAACCCCACAATTCGTGACATTAGCGATATTGTGATTGATATCAGAAATAGTAAGCTGCCGAATCCCGAAATACTGGGCAATGCCGGAAGTTTTTTTAAAAATCCGGTAGTAAGTGATGAAGTGTATCAACAGATAAAAGAAGAATATTCCCAAGCACCTGGCTACGATATGGGAAATCAGAAAATGAAAGTGCCTGCCGGCTGGTTGATTGAGGAGGCCGGCTGGAAAGGAGAGGTCGTAGGAAATGCAGGTACATATAAACAGCAAGCGTTGGTCATTGTTAACCACGGCGGCGCTACTGGTCGTGAAATTCTTGAACTTGCGGATCGCATTAAGAAAGCAGTAGAAGAAAAATTTGGTATTCTGCTAATACCCGAAGTAAATATTATTGGGAACGATGGCCAGCTTTAA